In Actinomycetes bacterium, a genomic segment contains:
- a CDS encoding glycosyltransferase 87 family protein, producing the protein MHNAGLALLAVLGCVLMARYFVGLSGSDPSAFLDLQVYRDAIGYWRADGSGLYDRTFTSTSLPFLYPPFALVMLAPTTWVSLQMADVGLLIASLGATFAVALASVRRIGFAGQDAVFTAIFVAGIASVTEPFWSTLLFGQVNVLIMLAVVIDVLWMPPRWRGLLTGLVAGIKLTPLVFVLYFAWKRDGRAVARLIVTFLVTVVVGIVATPSDSLRFFSTLGRSEARLVDTSIVTNQSLRGVFLRLLGPGTAATGAWVAASLVLLVVLAIALRRSGSWETSVSTLLPVSLVAVAGLLISPISWTQHWVWCLPLAVTLLGTRSLSTMLRICGLLLLMAVTVTKPLLWMGSLPRPMTNAWWDKWVASNIYVIVGIAILMAVAATRPPSTASGVSSALEPANVESDRVG; encoded by the coding sequence GTGCACAACGCAGGGCTGGCACTGCTGGCCGTGCTCGGTTGTGTGTTGATGGCTCGGTACTTCGTCGGGCTTTCAGGGTCAGACCCCTCGGCCTTCCTCGACTTGCAGGTCTACCGCGACGCGATCGGGTACTGGCGGGCAGACGGTTCCGGACTCTACGACCGGACCTTCACCTCCACGTCGCTGCCCTTCCTCTACCCTCCATTTGCCCTTGTGATGCTGGCGCCCACCACCTGGGTTTCGCTGCAAATGGCGGACGTGGGACTGCTGATCGCTTCGCTGGGCGCGACTTTCGCTGTGGCTCTCGCCAGCGTTCGCCGGATCGGGTTTGCCGGCCAAGACGCTGTCTTCACGGCCATCTTCGTGGCGGGCATCGCGTCAGTCACCGAGCCGTTCTGGTCGACGCTTCTCTTCGGCCAAGTGAACGTCCTCATCATGCTCGCCGTGGTGATCGACGTCCTTTGGATGCCACCGCGCTGGCGTGGCCTCCTCACTGGTCTGGTCGCCGGGATCAAACTCACTCCGCTCGTGTTCGTCTTGTACTTCGCCTGGAAGCGTGATGGCCGTGCCGTGGCGAGGCTGATCGTGACCTTCCTCGTGACCGTCGTCGTCGGGATCGTCGCCACGCCAAGCGACTCACTGCGCTTCTTCTCGACGCTTGGCCGGTCTGAGGCAAGGCTCGTCGATACGAGCATCGTTACCAACCAGTCGCTGCGGGGGGTGTTTCTGCGACTGCTCGGCCCTGGCACCGCCGCCACAGGCGCCTGGGTTGCGGCTTCGCTGGTCCTGCTTGTCGTCCTTGCGATCGCGCTTCGTCGATCAGGATCTTGGGAGACGAGCGTGTCGACTCTTCTGCCCGTCTCCCTCGTGGCGGTCGCCGGTTTGCTGATCTCACCGATCTCCTGGACCCAGCACTGGGTGTGGTGCCTCCCCCTCGCCGTGACCCTCCTGGGCACGCGGTCACTGTCGACGATGTTGCGCATCTGCGGGCTGCTGTTGCTAATGGCAGTGACTGTCACCAAGCCGCTCTTGTGGATGGGGAGTCTGCCCCGCCCGATGACGAATGCCTGGTGGGACAAGTGGGTGGCATCGAACATCTACGTGATCGTCGGGATCGCGATTCTCATGGCAGTCGCTGCCACCCGTCCACCGTCGACCGCCTCCGGCGTCAGCTCCGCCCTCGAACCGGCGAACGTCGAGAGTGATCGCGTCGGTTGA